A part of Numenius arquata chromosome 2, bNumArq3.hap1.1, whole genome shotgun sequence genomic DNA contains:
- the FBXO11 gene encoding F-box only protein 11 gives MNSVRAANRRPRRVSRPRPVQQQQERNNAAAAAGDRDDDVPADMVAEESGPGAQNSPYQLRRKTLLPKRTACPTKSSMEGASTSATENFGHRAKRARVSGKSQDLSAAPAEQYLQEKLPDEVVLKIFSYLLEQDLCRAACVCKRFSELANDPILWKRLYMEVFEYTRPMMHPEPGKFYQINPEEYEHPNPWKESFQQLYKGAHVKPGFAEHFYSNPARYKGRENMLYYDTIEDALGGVQEAHFDGLIFVHSGIYTDEWIYIESPITMIGAAPGKVADKVIIENTRDSTFVFMEGSEDAYVGYMTIRFNPDDKSAQHHNAHHCLEITVNCSPIIDHCIIRSTCTVGSAVCVSGQGACPTIKHCNISDCENVGLYITDHAQGIYEDNEISNNALAGIWVKNHGNPIIRRNHIHHGRDVGVFTFDHGMGYFESCNIHRNRIAGFEVKAYANPTVVRCEIHHGQTGGIYVHEKGRGQFIENKIYANNFAGVWITSNSDPTIRGNAIFNGNQGGVYIFGDGRGLIEGNDIYGNALAGIQIRTNSCPIVRHNKIHDGQHGGIYVHEKGQGVIEENEVYSNTLAGVWVTTGSTPVLRRNRIHSGKQVGVYFYDNGHGVLEDNDIYNHMYSGVQIRTGSNPKIRRNKIWGGQNGGILVYNSGLGFIEDNEIFDNAMAGVWIKTDSNPTLRRNKIHDGRDGGICIFNGGRGLLEENDIFRNAQAGVLISTNSHPVLRKNRIFDGFAAGIEITNHATATLEGNQIFNNRFGGLFLASGVNVTMKDNKIMNNQDAIEKAVSRGQCLYKISSYTSYPMHDFYRCHTCNTTDRNAICVNCIKKCHQGHDVEFIRHDRFFCDCGAGTLSNPCTLAGEPTHDTDTLYDSAPPIESNTLQHN, from the exons ATGATGATGTACCTGCAGATATGGTTGCAGAAGAATCAGGTCCTGGTGCACAAAACAGTCCATACCAACTTCGCAGAAAAACTCTTCTACCTAAAAGAACAGCTTGCCCTACAAAGAGCAGTATGGAG GGTGCCTCCACTTCAGCTACTGAAAACTTTGGTCACCGAGCTAAACGTGCTAGAGTATCTGGAAAATCCCAGGATTTATCAG CAGCACCTGCAGAACAATACCTTCAGGAGAAGTTGCCAGATGAAGTGGTTCTAAAGATCTTCTCCTACCTGCTGGAGCAGGATCTCTGTAGAGCAGCTTGTGTGTGTAAACGCTTCAGTGAGCTGGCTAATGATCCAATTTTGTG GAAAAGATTGTATATGGAAGTATTTGAGTATACTCGTCCAATGATGCATCCTGAACCTGGTAAATTTTATCAGATTAATCCAGAAGAATATGAACATCCAAATCCCTGGAAGGAAAGCTTTCAGCAACTG TACAAAGGAGCACATGTGAAGCCAGGGTTTGCTGAACACTTCTACAGTAATCCTGCAAGAtataaaggaagagaaaatatgttG TATTATGACACCATTGAGGATGCTCTTGGTGGAGTTCAAGAAGCTCATTTTGATGGACTTATCTTTGTTCACTCTGGTATATATACTGATGAATGGATATATATAGAATCTCCAATCACCATGATCGGTGCAG CACCTGGAAAAGTAGCAGATAAAGTTATAATAGAAAACACTAGAGATTCCACCTTCGTTTTTATGGAGGGTTCTGAAGATGCCTATGTTGGATATATGACAATCAGG TTCAACCCTGATGACAAATCTGCTCAGCACCACAACGCACACCACTGCTTAGAGATTACCGTGAACTGCAGCCCAATTATAGATCACTGTATTATTCGAAGTACTTGTACGG TTGGCTCTGCAGTATGTGTTAGTGGCCAGGGAGCTTGTCCTACTATTAAACACTGTAACATCAGCGACTGTGAAAACGTTGGACTTTACATTACAGACCATGCACAG gGAATATATGAGGACAATGAGATCTCCAATAATGCATTAGCAGGGATTTGGGTTAAAAACCATGGAAATCCCATTATCAGACGGAATCACATTCACCACGGACGTGATGTTGGCGTTTTCACTTTTGACCATGGCATG GGTTATTTTGAAAGCTGCAACATACACAGAAACAGGATAGCAGGTTTTGAAGTGAAAGCGTATGCCAATCCTACGGTAGTTCGGTGCGAAATCCACCACGGCCAGACCGGAGGAATCTACGTGCATGAAAAAGGAAGAGGACAATTCATAGAGAACAAAATCTATGCAAACAATTTTGCAGGCGTTTGGATTACCTCAAACAGCGACCCAACAATAAG GGGCAACGCAATTTTTAATGGGAATCAAGGTGGTGTTTATATCTTTGGTGATGGACGAGGCCTTATTGAAGGAAACGACATTTACG GTAACGCATTAGCAGGAATACAGATTCGAACAAACAGCTGTCCCATTGTTCGACACAACAAGATTCACGATGGTCAACACGGTGGGATTTACGTA CATGAAAAAGGACAAGGTGTGATCGAAGAAAACGAAGTTTACAGCAATACTTTGGCTGGAGTCTGGGTGACAACGGGGAGCACCCCAGTCTTGAGGAGGAACAGGATACACAGCGGGAAACAA GTCGGAGTTTACTTTTATGACAATGGACATGGCGTGTTAGAAGACAACGACATCTATAATCACATGTACTCAGGGGTTCAGATAag AACTGGAAGCAACCCCAAAATTAGACGCAACAAGATCTGGGGTGGTCAGAACGGTGGTATTCTTGTCTATAATTCCG GGCTTGGATTTATAGAAGACAATGAAATTTTTGATAATGCCATGGCTGGTGTGTGGATTAAAACAGACAGTAATCCTAcactaagaagaaataaaatccatGATGGAAGAGATGGAGGCATCTGCATATTTAATGGGGGAAGAG GTCTTCTGGAGGAGAACGATATCTTCAGGAACGCTCAAGCCGGTGTCCTCATCAGCACCAACAGCCACCCTGTGCTAAGGAAAAATCGAATATTCGATGGATTTGCTGCAG GTATCGAGATAACAAATCATGCCACTGCAACGTTGGAAGGCAATCAGATCTTCAACAACCGCTTCGGAGGTTTATTTCTAGCGTCCGGGGTCAACGTCACGATGAAAG ATAACAAAATAATGAACAATCAAGATGCCATAGAGAAAGCTGTCAGTAGAGGCCAGTGTTTATATAAGATCTCAAGCTACACCAGCTATCCCATGCATGACTTCTACAG ATGTCACACCTGCAACACCACAGACCGTAATGCCATATGTGTGAACTGCATTAAGAAGTGCCATCAAGGACACGACGTAGAATTCATTAGACACGATAG GTTTTTCTGTGACTGTGGTGCTGGAACACTGTCGAATCCCTGTACGCTTGCCGGAGAGCCTACACACGATACAGATACACTATATGACTCTGCTCCACCTATAGAATCTAATACATTGCAGCACAACTGA